The following is a genomic window from Bacillota bacterium.
CAGGATTTCGCCAGATTGTCCGGAGGCACACAGATGCAATACCTCATCCGTGAATATCGGCGGGATGACCCTGAAGACGCCCGCAAGCTCGCCGAGATGTGGAACGAATCGGACAAAGCCTGGCCCGAGGGCTTCACTCACGGAGTACCTCTCACTGCGAAGCACGTCCAGCATTGGATGGGAAACGCTTCGCGTTTGGCGATATTCGTGGTGGAATATGACGGACGGCTCGTCGGCTATGGCGACCTCTATGCCCAGAAAGGGCAAAAAGAGGTAGCATATATCGACCTTTTGAACGTCTCCCCGGCGCATCAAGGTAAGGGGTTGGGGCGTGACCTCATTCTCACCATCTTGAAGCGTACCGTGGAGCTGGGCTACAAGCAGCTGACTCTGCACACCTGGCCTGGCAACTTGCAGGCGGTGCCGCTCTACAAGAAGACCGGCTTCTTCTGGAAGCCCGATACCAGCGTGTACATGCAAAACTTCATCCCGACTATCCTCACTCTGCCCATCGCTCAGGAGTTCTTTGCCCGACACGACTGGTACAGAACCTTCCGGCGCGACCTGTCGGTGCAACCCGATGACCAGCGATGGAAGGACGTCCCCGTTTATATCTACGAGTGGGAAGCGGACAACGAGGTTTTGCGGGTGGTGATAGACCGCGAGGCGGAAGCGGTAACGGCGGTGGAAACCAACCGGCTGTCGGTCTCGTGTTCCACAGGTTGCGCAAGGCTGGCGGCGGGACTGAGAGCCACAGCACGCTGGGAGATAGAGAACAGACAACCTCACCCGATGACAGTGGGTATCATTGCACGGGGCGAGGAAGGCATCCTGCTGGAGGTACAGGAGGGAGCAGTGATACGGGAGCGTCTGACACTGGAGCGTGAATACCGTCTGCACCCACAGGCTCGCCCCTCTGATGCGAACCGCCCCGCCTCTAAAATCCGCTCCACGCTTCTGCTGGATGGTATGACGATAGAGCTGGGCAGCGGCGTACGCATCTTGCCTGCGATAGACATCCTGTTCAACGGCTGCGGTCTTCGCTTTGGAAAGCCGGAGAGGGTAACGGTCAACCTGCGCAGCTACCTGCCTTTCCCCATCAGGGGGCGAGTACTGCTGGAACAGTTTCCGGGGCTAATCACAGGAACCCCGCAGATGCCTTTTGAGATAGAGGCAGAGAGCTGGAGCGCGGTCACCATGGTGGTAACCCCTTACGAATCCGGCGTTCTCACCCCTCGTTTGCAGGTTATGGTGGAAGAGGCGCTGGACGAGCAGAAGGCGCGGGAAGTCGGTTTTGAAGCACCTCTTCGCTGTCGCCCCAAACAGATTGCCCTGCGAGTGCTGGATACCGGCAAAGTGTTGGGCAGTATCCTGCCCGAATCGAATGAGGCAGTGCTGGAGAACACCACACTGACGGTCAGCATTTCGTTGCAGGGAGGTACACTGCGGGTTCGTCACCGCCTGCTGGACAGGGAGGTGATATGGCAGGATGCAGGTTCGCTCGGACCGCCTTTCGAAGGATGGCAGCAGATACCGAGAACCTTCTCCGCACGCCTGAAGGAGTCTGCCGGGGCGTCGACCCTCGTCATCGAGATGCCGACCGCCGACGATCCCCAGCTGATACTGGAGAAGTGGATTACCCTCACTGCATCGTCGGTGCTGCGGGTGCAGTGGCGAGTGGTCAATATCGGCGAAAAGCCCTTCTCCGGTAAGGTGCGGGTTACGACGGGTGCTCCACGAAGCCGTCGGATAGCCATCCCTCTGAAAGAGGGCATCCTTCACGAACCGATAGAGGGCTGGGGCGAGTTCCCGCTGGGCTATACCGACCTGCCCTTAAGCGAGGCAGAGTACGCTGAGCCGTGGATTGCGTGGGAGGAAGATGGGCGCGCTGTGGGAGTGATATGGGAAGAGTGCCATGAACAGGAGATAAATCCCCAGCAGATATCTCAAGACCTCATGGTGTCGGATGTGCCTCCACAGAATGGCTTCTTCTTGCCTGCCATGTACCTGCTGCCGGAAGCCGGAAGCTGGCAGGACGTACGCCGATGGTGGGGGAGGCTTGCCGAACTGGAGGATGACATACCTTCCGCGCTTCCTGTGGTTCCGCTTACCGAGGTTCGGCTCGAACCTGTACCCCTGCTGTTACTGGAAGATGAGGCACACGTGACACTGAGCGTGTACCACCGGCGACTGAAATCGCTGACCGGCACACTCCGCCTACAGTCGCCGCTGGCTACCTTCCGGAAAGCGCAGTTCGTGCTGGAAAACGTGAATCTGAAGCGTCCCTTCCATGAGCGGATTCAGATGGTGACCATGCTTGCGGGTAACGATGCCTTTGTGGTGCAGGCGGTATTGGATACAGAGACCACCTCGCGCGAGTTCTCTCTTCCGGTGCTGAAAGCGGGCGATTCGCGCTGTGCGTTTTCCGTTCAGCAGGACGGCGAGGTGTACGTCGTGGACAACGGGAAGATGCGTTTGCAGGTCGCGCCGCACTTCGGCGGCTCGCTGGTGTCGCTGGAAGCGGACGGTGCAAACCATCTGCTCAGCGCATACCCCGAGGCGCAACCGTTCCTCTGGTTCAATCCCTGGTTTGGGGGCATCCATCCGGTGTGTGACGAGTTGTGGAGCCGTATCCTGGACGACGCCCTGTTCACAGCGGAGCCGGTGGAAGTCAACGGGGAAAGAGGTTTCGCGTGGAAGGGGGTTCGGGTGGCTACAAAGCCGCGGCACCGCGACTGGCGCTGGTTACGCCTGGAGTGCGAGTACCTGACGTTGCCCGGCAGCAACCTGCTCGCCGTGCGGCTGCGCATATACAACCTCACCACGGCTGAGAGACGCGCCTCGTTTGGCGTGGCAGTCTGGTGTCAACCCTCGGGACAACGTGAAGAGGCTTTGGCGATTTACGAGCGCGGTGGTCAGGAAGCAACACGACGTCGGAGCGACTATTCGGTAGATATCCGCAGCGGCAGATGGGCGGCGGTACAGCATGGTCAAACGGGGGCGACACTGCTGCTGGTACAGCCATCCGACGAAGGATACGTGGAGGTGATGGACTGCGGCAGGCAGGGGGCGCATCTGACGGCGATGGAAGAGTGGCGCATGGAGGCTGAAGAGTGCAAAGAAATGCTTGTCTGGCTGGTGCTGACGCGGAACGGTGAGCGATTGAAAGTCTACCGCGAAGCACTGGAGGCACTGGAGAAGCTACCGTAACTGGGCGGGGGCGGCGCAACCGTCTGGCGCACGACCAGCTCCGCAGGTAGCAGCAGCTTGTGTGAAATGCGTGTGCCCGTCTCGATTTGCTGCAGTAGGAGTTCGGCTGCCTTCAAACCGATATCGAACATGGGCTGCCGAAAGGTGGTCAATGCCGGAGAGATAAAGGCGGACTCTTCGGAGTCGTCAAAGCCGATGAGGGAGATGTCCTCTGGTACCCTCACGCCCAATTCGCGCAATACATGCAGGGCGCCGATAGCCATCTTATCGTTGCCGCACACCACCGCGGTCGGACGTGGGTCAGTGCGTAACAGCTGCACGATGCCCACCTCTCCCGACTCGATACGGTAGTCGCCTTCGAAACGCCATGCCGCGTTGGGTTCGATGCCTGCTTCGCGCAGCGCCATCAGATAGCCCTGCTCGCGCCGTCGTGCGCTCCACTGCCTCATGTCGCCCGTGATGATGCCGATGCGCCGGTGCCCCAGCTCGATCAGCCACCGTACCGCCTGATAGGTCGCCGCGATGTCTTCCACGTCCACGCAGGGCAGCTTCACCGTCGGAGGGATACTCCCTGCCACTACGGTGGGAACGTCGCTCTTCTCCATCAGCCGGAGGACGGGATTGTCTGCGAAAAGGGCGACCAGAACCACCCCGTCCACCGATCCATCCACAATGTAGTCCATCGCCTTCTCGGGGTTGTCTGCGGGTACCCGGACAATCTTCACCTGGTACTCGTGCTCGGTTGCTTTGTGCAGAATGCCGTCCAGTATCAACCCAAAGTAGGCGTTATGGGACACGAAACCGAGGTGTCTTTCCGCCACGACGCCGATAGTGAAGGTGCGCCGGCGGGCTAGGCTGCGCGCGAGGCGGTTGGGGCGGTAGCCCAGCTGCTCCACCACAGCCCACACGCGCTGCGCCGTCTCCTGAGAGTAAAACCCCTGCTTGCCATAAAGCACATTGGAGACGGTAGAAATGGAAACCCCTGCCGCCTCGGCAACCTCTCGAATCGTAGGCGACTTTTTAGCCGTTCTCATGGCTCCTCCTGTTTGTATATTATCGTACCGCAGCCGAAAGCAGCAAGGGTTTCTTCTCTGTGTTAACGCCCGTAGTTTGCTGCAGGAGCCTGCTGCTGGCGGGCGTTATACTCCAGCCACTGCTTGACCTGGGGCGGTACGTTGGGGTTGCTCTGAACTGCTCCAATCTGATGTTCCAGCGCGGTCGCTTTTCGGGCTGCCTCAGGGGTTACCTTGCCTCCCGGCATTTGCCGCAAACTCCACACTGCCACCGCCACAGCCAGCACGACGACTGCCCCAAGCACCAGCAACGCCATTTTCTGTCTGTCCATTGTAGCCTCCATCGAGAAGGGGACAGGCATACGCCTGCCCCCTCTCAGTCACGGATTACCGCCCACTGCGCGGCGCAAAGTAGAATTGGGCATCCGGTTTGTTCTTCACGCAGCCGGCGATAGGCGAACCAGGCATCTCCTGGTTCATGTTGCCCCACGAGTTGGAGCAGGCGTTGTGGCCGGGATACGTCTCGGTGCTGTACATTCGGTTAGACCCCCTCACCGTCTTCACATGCCCGTCGACGAGCGCCACGACAGTGGTGCCGTTGTAGCGGTCCTGTGCTTTGCGCCAGCCGAAGGTAGGACCAAACTCACCCGTGTTATTGGCGGTCTCATCGAACGATTCGTTGAGCAGGATCAACTGAGCTGGCTCGGCGAAGCTCGCCAATCGTCCCGGCTGCGCCAGGTCCTCGCTACAGTTGTACCAGCCCTGCGGGCAACCCCAGTCGTAAGCCCAGAAGACATGCGAGATGGAACCGTTCATAGCATAGGAAAAGATGGGCGCTTGCGGAGTTGTCTTGCAGTTGTTCGGGTCGCCGCCGCAGATATCGGACAGACGCACCCCTGCGCCGTCCACCGACGGAGCGGTTTTGCTCCACGCCGGCGACACGACGATACTGGCGAACTCTCGCCAGTTATCGGGGTGGTAAGGGTCAAACCAGCTGCCATCCGGGTTGCGTCGCTTCTCACCACCGTTCTTGGTGTAGGGATACACCAGTTCCGGCCAGTGCCAGAGACCGCCATCCGGATGCCCCCCTCCTATAGTGGGGCAGAGCGTCTCATCGTAGTCCTGCGCATACATCTGGTGCGCCAACGCCAGCTGCTTCAGGTTACTGATGCTTTTCGCCTTGCGGGCGTTTTCCCGTGCCTGTGCGAACACGGGGAACAGAATCGCCGCCAGTATCGCGATAATCGCGATAACCACCAGCAATTCGATGAGCGTAAAGGCGTGTCGTTTCATGTTTGCACCCTCCCAGCATTTTGAGTTTTGAAGTTTCTTGAGCAGTTACCCGGGCCGACGGCCCATCCACGGGCTGAATAGAACTACATCAGACATGCGATGACTATTCAGCAATCTGGTGTGTCATATCACCTCCCTTACTCAAGCGTTTTATCCATTGTTTAGCCCTTTCTACTCTTTACAGACACGGCTGGAGCAGGGCGAGATGTCTTATGCCGTTATTGACTGCAATAAAAGAGGATAATACTGTCATTCAATTACAACTCAAATGAATAGTTCATGCTTTTTCTGTGGTATCTTAGGTATCTCTTTACTGTGCTATGTAAGTAACGCGTTTTAGTAGTTTCAATATATCATAGCAGTCCGTGTTTGTCAAGGAATTTTTGCCCCCGCGGCGGAAATTTTTCGAAAAATCGCAGAAATGCAGGTTTTGCGGGGTGGAATTTGAGGAGCATTCTGTCCTGGGCAGTTGCCCTGCGTCTGGCACGCGGGGCTCTGGAAGCATCCGTTCGCGGCAAGGCGTACCGCCTGCCTCGCGACCTGCCGGTGGAGCTCACCACGCGACGGGCAGGAGCCTTCATCACTCTGGTTCGTGACGGTCAACTGCGCGCCTGCTGGGGCACTCTCGAACCTCAACACCGCCATCT
Proteins encoded in this region:
- a CDS encoding GNAT family N-acetyltransferase translates to MQYLIREYRRDDPEDARKLAEMWNESDKAWPEGFTHGVPLTAKHVQHWMGNASRLAIFVVEYDGRLVGYGDLYAQKGQKEVAYIDLLNVSPAHQGKGLGRDLILTILKRTVELGYKQLTLHTWPGNLQAVPLYKKTGFFWKPDTSVYMQNFIPTILTLPIAQEFFARHDWYRTFRRDLSVQPDDQRWKDVPVYIYEWEADNEVLRVVIDREAEAVTAVETNRLSVSCSTGCARLAAGLRATARWEIENRQPHPMTVGIIARGEEGILLEVQEGAVIRERLTLEREYRLHPQARPSDANRPASKIRSTLLLDGMTIELGSGVRILPAIDILFNGCGLRFGKPERVTVNLRSYLPFPIRGRVLLEQFPGLITGTPQMPFEIEAESWSAVTMVVTPYESGVLTPRLQVMVEEALDEQKAREVGFEAPLRCRPKQIALRVLDTGKVLGSILPESNEAVLENTTLTVSISLQGGTLRVRHRLLDREVIWQDAGSLGPPFEGWQQIPRTFSARLKESAGASTLVIEMPTADDPQLILEKWITLTASSVLRVQWRVVNIGEKPFSGKVRVTTGAPRSRRIAIPLKEGILHEPIEGWGEFPLGYTDLPLSEAEYAEPWIAWEEDGRAVGVIWEECHEQEINPQQISQDLMVSDVPPQNGFFLPAMYLLPEAGSWQDVRRWWGRLAELEDDIPSALPVVPLTEVRLEPVPLLLLEDEAHVTLSVYHRRLKSLTGTLRLQSPLATFRKAQFVLENVNLKRPFHERIQMVTMLAGNDAFVVQAVLDTETTSREFSLPVLKAGDSRCAFSVQQDGEVYVVDNGKMRLQVAPHFGGSLVSLEADGANHLLSAYPEAQPFLWFNPWFGGIHPVCDELWSRILDDALFTAEPVEVNGERGFAWKGVRVATKPRHRDWRWLRLECEYLTLPGSNLLAVRLRIYNLTTAERRASFGVAVWCQPSGQREEALAIYERGGQEATRRRSDYSVDIRSGRWAAVQHGQTGATLLLVQPSDEGYVEVMDCGRQGAHLTAMEEWRMEAEECKEMLVWLVLTRNGERLKVYREALEALEKLP
- a CDS encoding LacI family transcriptional regulator encodes the protein MRTAKKSPTIREVAEAAGVSISTVSNVLYGKQGFYSQETAQRVWAVVEQLGYRPNRLARSLARRRTFTIGVVAERHLGFVSHNAYFGLILDGILHKATEHEYQVKIVRVPADNPEKAMDYIVDGSVDGVVLVALFADNPVLRLMEKSDVPTVVAGSIPPTVKLPCVDVEDIAATYQAVRWLIELGHRRIGIITGDMRQWSARRREQGYLMALREAGIEPNAAWRFEGDYRIESGEVGIVQLLRTDPRPTAVVCGNDKMAIGALHVLRELGVRVPEDISLIGFDDSEESAFISPALTTFRQPMFDIGLKAAELLLQQIETGTRISHKLLLPAELVVRQTVAPPPPSYGSFSSASSASR